Proteins encoded within one genomic window of Haematobia irritans isolate KBUSLIRL chromosome 5, ASM5000362v1, whole genome shotgun sequence:
- the LOC142237899 gene encoding putative cytochrome P450 6a14: MVALLGTLLLAAIVLVVTYFYNLYTYWTRRGILQETPLPLLGNFKGAGSKFHMRDIIQRLYDKFKDHVPFAGGYVFIRKMALIMDLDLIKNILVKDFSNFHDRGGFSNVEDDPLTGHLVALEGEQWRAMRTKLTPVFTSARMKYMFPTVVKVGENFTQAMGEELQKSSDQVLEIRDLCARFTTDVIGNCAFGIECNSLKDPNAEFRQKGRDIFTRPRHGSLIQLFTITNGKLAKTLHMKLFPDDLTEFFMNVIRQTVDYRLKNNVKCNDFMDLLIEMKAQDENMAKATKGIDLSHGLTLEQMAAQTFVFFLAGFETSSTTMSFALYELARHQDIQDQLRNEIANTLKESHGELTYEGIHGMQYLEQVVSETLRKYPLLANLVRITKNDYKVPNTRHVIEKGIMTVIPVYALHHDPQYYDNPEEFRPARFTPSECQRRHPSTYLPFGDGPRNCIGLRFGKMQTKVGLVALLRKYRFGCCNTTEIPLELDKKILLTAPKNGIYLKVVPL, encoded by the exons ATGGTAGCTTTACTAGGAACATTGCTACTAGCGGCAATCGTTTTAGTGGTGACGTATTTCTATAATCTCTATACTTATTGGACACGAAGAGGTATTCTACAGGAAACTCCATTACCTTTGCTGGGTAATTTCAAGGGAGCAGGATCTAAATTCCATATGCGTGATATTATACAACGTCTGTATGATAAATTCAAGGACCATGTGCCCTTTGCAGGAGGCTATGTTTTTATTCGTAAAATGGCCCTAATTATGGATTTAgacttgatcaagaatatattggttaaggatttttcaaatttccatgATCGTGGAGGATTCAGCAATGTGGAAGATGATCCCTTGACGGGCCATTTAGTAGCACTTGAAGGAGAACAATGGCGGGCCATGAGAACGAAATTGACCCCGGTATTTACATCGGCCCGTATGAAATATATGTTCCCCACTGTGGTCAAagtgggagaaaattttacccaagCTATGGGTGAAGAATTGCAAAAGTCCTCAGATCAGGTTTTGGAAATCAGAGATTTATGTGCCCGTTTTACCACCGACGTTATAGGAAATTGTGCCTTTGGCATTGAGTGTAATAGCCTAAAAGATCCCAATgcagaatttcgtcaaaaaggCCGTGATATATTCACACGACCTCGACATGGCAGTCTCATTCAATTGTTCACCATTACCAATGGCAAATTGGCCAAAACGCTTCATATGAAATTGTTTCCCGACGATTTAACTGAATTCTTTATGAATGTTATCAGGCAAACGGTTGACTATCGTCTCAAGAACAATGTGAAGTGTAATGATTTTATGGATTTACTGATCGAAATGAAAGCTCAAGATGAGAATATGGCTAAAGCCACAAAGGGTATTGATTTATCTCATGGTCTTACGCTAGAGCAAATGGCTGCCCAaacttttgtatttttcttgGCTGGATTTGAGACATCATCAACAACAATGTCTTTTGCTTTATACGAATTGGCTCGCCATCAAGATATTCAAGATCAATTGAGAAATGAAATTGCCAATACACTTAAGGAATCTCATGGGGAGCTGACCTATGAAGGAATACATGGAATGCAATATCTGGAGCAAGTTGTATCGG AGACCTTACGCAAATATCCCCTGCTAGCCAACTTGGTACGCATTACGAAAAATGACTATAAAGTTCCCAATACCCGACATGTGATTGAAAAGGGCATAATGACTGTAATCCCAGTATATGCCCTACACCATGATCCCCAGTACTATGATAATCCTGAAGAATTTAGACCTGCCCGTTTCACACCCAGTGAATGTCAGCGACGTCATCCCTCGACATATTTACCATTTGGTGATGGACCTCGTAATTGTATCGGATTAAGATTTGGCAAAATGCAAACCAAAGTTGGTTTGGTTGCCTTACTCAGAAAATATCGTTTCGGATGCTGCAATACAACTGAAATTCCTCTTGAGCTAGATAAGAAAATCCTACTAACAGCTCCAAAAAATGGTATATATCTGAAAGTGGTACCTTTGTAa